The bacterium nucleotide sequence GATGCATCTGCCGCCGAGAAAGTCTGGGCATACGAAACTCAAGCGCTGACCACCAACAATGCTCTGGTGGATCAGGTCGTTCAAACAGGTGTAATGGACGGACTGATCGCCCTCGCCGCAAGAGAAATACGCAAAGTCAGCCCACACATTTCCGAACAGGAGATGGTCTACGAGATAGGATTTCTTGTAAATGCAAAACTGGCGCTGTCTCTGGTGGAGAAGTTCGGTGCGCATGTGAGCGTAGAGCTTCACCCTGACATGGCGTTCAATCAAGCAGGCACATTAGCGTTCGCCAGGCGTTATTATCAGATCAACCCGGAGCATTTCTACATAAAAGTGCCGTTTACCAAAGACGGGCTGCCGGCCGCCAGAGTTCTGTCTCGGGAAAATATACCGGTGAACCTGACGATAGGCTTTTCCGCCAGGCAGAATTACCTTGCAGCACGGTTTTCAAACCCAAGTTTTGTAAATGTCTTCCTGGGCAGGCTCAACTCGCTGGTCGAGGAAAACTCTCTTGGAAAGCCGGAGAACGTGGGCGAAAAAGCCGCGCTTGCCTCTGATGAAATGATGAAGAACTTGAGGTCGTCCGGCGCCGCAAAGACCAATCAGATAGCCGCCAGCATCAGGAGCGGACAGCAAGTGGCGGATTTGGCAGGAATGGATGTTTTGACGATCCCTCCACAGCATGCCGCGGAATATCTTGCAATGGATATCTCGCGCGATGACATTCAATATAAAGACTGGCGGGACCTTGACGTGAACTTGCAGGCAAACGGACCTGTGGAGCCTCGTGATTTCGACGCACTGTGGCAGATTGACGAGAAGTTCGTATCGTTTGTCGATGATGTGATGAAGAAAGCAGATACAATCGAGACAGGAGACGAACTCAAGGAGCTTGCGGATCAGCATGAAGTAAAACTGTTCCACGATTGGACTTCGGAAGAGCGCGAAAAAATCCGCAATCAGGGCAAGATACCAAAAACCAGCGACTGGCCTGGTATTGCATTGGACACTCTGATGAATATGGCTGCGCTGGAGTTTTTTGCCCATGACCAGATCGAAGTCGATGAGCGCATCCGCAGTTTGATATCGTAGGATAGAATCTGTTCAGTCTTGTGAAAGCTAAAACTAAAACAAGGCTCGGCGGGAGCCTCGCCCTCCCATACGCTTATCTCAGCAGGACGAAACTCATGCTGAGCCAGAGCTAAAATTCACGGACGTATTAATTTCTCTCGTAGGACAATGGGGCTCACAAATCGGTGAGCCCCATCATGTCGCTAAGCAGCAATCTGCTCCATCTCACCGGAATATTGGCCGCGAGATGCCGCGCCGTTGCACATGGCTCTCTTTAAGAACACTCTCTGAGCCTCTGCGACATTCGATGCGTTTCCTCTCCAGATATCCAGAGCCGGTCCTTGGAGGGCCCGTGCAAAGGAGAATGTGACTTTCCATGGCAGGCCGCTCGTCTGCGCTATGGTGTTGAGACGCTGGGTTGCAAGCACTGCATCCTGCCCGCCCGAAAGAAAGACTATTCCAGGCACGGCAGCCGGGACCACTTCTTTGAACAGCGTTATAGTCCTATCAGCGACTTCGCCGTCAGAGACCTGCCTGGAGCAGTCCTTTCCAGGCAGAATCATGTTAGGTTTCAGAAGAATGGAGTCCAATGCCACCCGGCGATCCAACAGATGGGCAAACACACTGCGCAGCACCATTCTGGTAACTTCTTCGCATCGTGCAATGTCATGCCCGCCGTCCATCAAGACTTCAGGCTCCACAATCGGCACAAGTCCCACATCCTGAACCAGAGCAGCATATTCGGCAAGCATTTGGGCATTGGCGTCGATGCACGCATGTGTCGGGATTCCGTCGCCGATACTGATGGCGGCACGCCACTTGGTAAAACGTGCTCCAAGATCGCGATATTCGACCAGGCGGTCTCGCAGACCGTCCAACCCGCCTGTCAGTTTCTCACCGGCAAGCATCGGCATGTCCGCTGTGCCGGTGTCGACTTTTATACCGGGAATAATTCCCTTGCCGGTCAGCACATCACGCAAAAATCGTCCACTGGAGTCTTGCTGGCGAATAGTCTCGTCATAGAGAATCACACCGCTTATGTAGTTCTCTATCCCAGGCGTGCCAAAGAGCATTTCACGATATGCGCACCGGCTCTCCTGCGTGGATTCTACCCCAACCGCCTCAAGCCGCTTCTTTATGGTCTTGAAGCTCTCGTCCGCCGCAAGCAGTCCCTTACCCGGCGAGAGTAGTTCATAAATTGTGTTCTTGATTTCACTCTTGCTCATAGCTGTCTGCCTCCATGAACTAACCGGCAAGCGGGCTTATAAGGACTTCCCCGCTGCCCTGGGTGTCGATTGTGTATGGTTTATCGGTCGGCGGAACCAGGCACGAAAAAGTGTAACGCAAGTCGATATTCCATTGCGGATTAGCGCCGCTGATTGAGCAGTTTCCGCCGCTTGCCGTTAACAGATGCTGATGCCCCGCCGATTCGATCTCGATCTTGTCTCCCGTTGCTTTGATCACACAAAACGTAGAAAACGCAGCAATTACATTAGTCTCTTGCACATCCCGGACATCGAGCTTAGGATCGAGAGGTTTTTGTGGAGAAACGGTAGTTGTTAACGCCTCGCATCCGGCATCTATATCCAGATGACCGCGGCTTCTGGCACGGTCATAATCATAGAGCCTGTAAGTCACCTGCGACCGCTCACTTATTTCAAACGTAAGCAGACCCTGTCCCAGAGCATGCACACTTGGAGCAGGCACGCTGAAATGCGTACCGCGTTCGAGATTGCGGCGGCAGTTCAGGGATTTCATTATACTTTTGCCGTTTTGCGGATCTTCACGAAGCAAACTGCAAAACTCATCGGCATCTACTCCGTCAGCAAAGCCAAGGTAGATATAAGCATCCTTGTTCGCCTCGAAGATATACCACATCTCATTTTTGTGCTCGTCAGGAGTGTGGGGATGACACTGAACCGAGAGCGGCTGACCAGAGTCTATCACTTTGACGACTACCGGAACCTGCGCCACATCACCCAAAGGCACACCCGCCAGAGGACCATTCGTGATTTTTGACATCGTATCGAGTGAACTGTCGTCAGGGGCGGTCGGCCATGTGCTGACATCCCACGACTCTCCGGTATGAGTCGTCTCATCGATGCTTTTGCGTCCCGGTATGGCGGCCAGTTTATCACCTGCCCACACCTTAGGAACAGGTATGGGTTCAAATAGCAGTGGATAGTCGAACTTTCTCACAGACCGGCACCTCCCAAATCCTTCACTGCGTCTTTGAGCTGCAGACATGCTTGGCGCGGTGGTATTTTGTCGGCGTAGATGTCAGAGCCAGCCACCAGGACATTTGCACCTGCAGCTACTGCTCTTCGTGCCGTGTCCGGGTCGACCCCGCCATCTACTGCGATATCGATCTCACGCTGCACCTCTTTGGCCATGTTCCGAACCGCCGTAATCTTCGGAAGCATCATCTCAATGAATTTTTGCCCACCATAGCCCGGCTCAACCGTCATTACAAGAACCACATCGACATTGTTTATAATATTATCCAACATGCAAACAGGTGTTGCAGGATTGAGCGCGACTCCCGCGGCAAGCCCATAATCCTTGATTTGCTCTATAGTGCTGTGTAAGTGCACGCACGTCTCCGTATGCACGGTAATCTCACACGCGCCTGCTTTAGCGAACCCATCGATATGCTGTTCGGGAGACTCAATCATAAGGTGAACAAAAAGCGGCATGGACGTCAGTTCACTAATCGCTTTTATAATCATTGGGCCAAACGTAATATCCCGCACGAACCGGCCGTCCATGACATCGCAGTGCAGGCCGTCGGCGCAGCATTCCACTTCTGCTAAAGCCTTCTTAAGGTGACCGAAGTCTGCCGACAATAGTGACGGGTGGATTTTCACGGTTTTCACTGCGTAATCTCCGGCTCCTTGATAGGTGGGCGTGCCTTCGGCCTTCTTTTACCCACTTCTCCGGCCAATACAATAGAATATGGATTACGCATACTGGCAGAAGTAAATTCATAGTGCGCAAAATTTCTTACGCAGTGGCAAAGGCATCTCACCGACTGTTGCCGTTTTACAAGTTTGTACTTTGGACTGTCCCTTCTTTTTCGGACAGGTAATATAGTAAATTTATCTATATGAGGTGTCCGATGAAGAAAGAGTATGCTGAGGACTTTAAGAAAGAATCCGTGAATTTTTGAGAGCGGAAATGTAAGCAGAACGCAGGTGGCCCATGAGTTGGGCGTGAATCAACATACGTTTTACAATTGGGTCGAGTAATATGGCGAGAAACCAAAGGATACTGATGTTGGCAGGGAGGATTTATCAGCCGAAAACAGACGGCTACGTCGTGAACTCAAACGCGTGGAGTTGGAGCGGGATATATTAACAAGCCGTGAGTATCTTCTCGAAGGGGCTGCCGTGAGACACTCGGTTATAGATGAATATTTCGGCCAGTTCCCGATACTTGCGATGTGTCGAGTTCTGGGAGTCTCCGCGAGCGGCTATTAGCATTGGTAGGGTCGTCCGACGAGTGCACCTGGTCTGCGTCATGAGCAGATTTTGTCGGCAATCAAGGAGATTCACAAAGGTATTCGGCGTGCTTATGGCTCTATCGGCGAGTTTATGAGGAGCTTGTTGCTGACGGAATCGACTGTAGTGAGAGCACTGTTGGTTATGTGATGCGCAAGAACGAAAAGGAAGCGTAAGTTCATAGCAACAACCGATTCGGATCACGATCCTCCTGTAAGACCGAATCTGTTGGAGCGCAACTTCAACGTGCATGAGGCGAATCGATACTGGGTCGGCGATGTCACTTATATTCCGACTGACGAGGGCTGGTTGTATCTTTGTAGTGGTGATCGATCTGCACAACCGTGGTGTGGTTGGCTGGTTGATGAGCGATAGAATCAAGAAATTGCTCGTGATCAACGCTCATTGTCGTAAGAAAACCGACTCCTTGTCTGATTATGTACACTGATCGCAGCAGCGTGTATGCAAGCCGCAAGTTTCAGAAGCTGTTGGAGAAAGACGGAATGCTTTCTTCAATGAGCAAGAGAGGTGATCCGTGGGACAATGCGGTTGCTGAGAGCTTCTTCAAATCACTAAAGTCCGAACTGGTTGATTGGCAGCATTACAAAACTCGTGACCAGGAAAGGATGGATATTTTCCAATACATAGAAGTCTTCTACAACAGGCAGAGGTTGCATTCCAAGTTGGGCTACATGTCACCACTGCAGTTTGAACTTGCTGCGGCAGCTGCATGAGTTACCTGGCCGAAAAATAGAATGCACTCCACTTTGAGCTTCAAGCTCAGAAGACTGGAGTCCGAAGTAAAGGAGGCGGACCTACACCAATAACGGGTAGGCCCGCAGACCAAAGAAGTTGCCGGTAGCCTAGTAGCACCTAAGAACGTGCTCACCTGCTGGTAACTCAAACATAAGTTGTCCGCTGTTCCAAGTCACCGAAAGAGGATTACCATCCAAGGTAATCGTTGTCGGCTCGTTTGTACAGAGTAATGTCACGTCGCCAGTAGTGTCTGTATGCATCTTTGCTACGTTTGGATTACCCTGTGATGGTGTGTGTTCCATGCGAGCATATAACGATACGGGTTCATCAGAAATTAACAGAGTTGTGCTGCTGTCAATCACAGAAGTTGCTTCTCGAGCAAAAAATGCCGGGGAATCAGATCCTGAATATCTTCGTCCGGTCATTGTTCCTGTTACAGTCCATCCATCCGAATTCGTGCACGAACCACTGTCAGGCCACAGCACATCGAGAACGTCTCCACCTATGTCGGTCACATGGACTCCTTCGTTACCACTACTCCATTTCAAAATCGTCCAATCAGTAGTAGTTTCGTCGTCGAAGCATAGAGCAACCAGCGAAGTGGTCGCATTCGATTCGCAATCTCGACGCAGTATTCCTCCGAATTGGAACGTGCTGCAGGCAGGATAGTTGGATCCTCCATTTGGATTATCGCCTGGGACATAGTAAAATGCCTCTAGTGTTCCTGACCAACCAGTATCTTCAGACAAGTCTATGACATCGAGATCATCGGCGCCTTGTCGTGGAGAGATTGTCCAAGGGCCTGTCCCGCTCCACGGTGTTGTAAGGCGATCATTTACAAACTCGTAACTCCCATAATAGCTCTGGCTCTTAAACGAATGGAGAAATAGTTGAAATTCTGGCTCATATCCATATTCTGCCTCCATTGTGTCGCGGACAAGGAAGAGATCACCTAATCCAACGCATTCTCGTGTCCATTCTTCAAGATGAGCATTGTCTGAATTATATGCGGGAGTCGGATTACAAACCACATCGAAGAACGATCCAGGGTTTTCGCTCTCCCCTGTGGCAAGTACTTGGGTGATGCTGCCCCAATAGTCTGAGCCAGGATTTTCAGGATCGCTAAACCACGTATTTCCTTCTCCGTATTGCCCCACAACCGCAGAAGGACTGTCATATTCCAGAAGCAGCACATTGTGATCCGCTGTCATTTTCTTGTAGCAGTACCCATAGTCGACAATATACGGAACGTCTGCACGGTGCAAGATAAAGCTACCTGTGTCCGGATGCGCATGATCCATCAGACTGCGCCCACACTTCAGAGAAAAATAAGTTGCATCATTATCCCATGAGGATCGCCAGACAAATATACCGCTACTATAATCAACGCCATTGTGCAAATTTTCATCTTTAAAACATGCCCAATTTGGCAACGTGTCCAGATCAACAACATCGACTGTAGGATCGTACCAGAGGTATCTTAGAGGTGAATCATCAGCATTGATGTTCTGGTCTAGTTCTGTTGCAAGCCATTGAGCAATCGGATCGTTGAGATGACGTGCAAGTAAAGGTACAACTGCCATTGGATAGTTCCACCCACTTTGAGGGCTATCACCAATAGGAGCGAATCCTCCACAGTTGTCACTTCCCCCTGGCAACATTGAGTACAATAGCCATCGACTATGATTGTCGAACCATGGATCATCTTCATAACCAAGCTCGCTGTTCGCTACACGACGCATCTCGACCCATCGATTTAAGTGCTCTAGGCCATAGCAATCGTATCCAACCCCTTCGGGATTGCTTCCATCTTCGCTGAGTGCTGCCATTATCCTGTCCCATGCGTCCTCGCAACTATTGTTCCAAGTGGATCGCAGAGTCTCGTCCATTTCATCTTCAAGCGCGTATACTATGGCGGCAAGCCCCGAGTAGTCAATCCATATATGATTGTGAAGATCATATTCTATTCCCTCAAGGTCAAACTGCCATAAGTCTTCCAGAGAACGTTTGGTATATTCGACCAAGCGATGACGCACTTCCTGTCGCTCGGTCGCATCCAATTTGTCATAATGCCAGTCATACGCTATGGCAAGAGCGAGAAGGGAATGCATTGCCATAAGGTCTTGGTAGTTATTGTACCAGAGAGTTGTGGAGTCATCGTACCAGTTGGGATAGCGCAACATTGTCCAGAAATACTCCCACATCTTTGCTTCATACGATGACATGGCCGGGTCGACCTTTACAGCAAGTGCTAAGGCGAGAAGTCTGTTTCCATACCTGCGAATATCAGTTCCGGTGGTAGGAATTTTCAAAGGATCATTGGTATTGTTTACAATACTGTTGCAGTGCGCTTGGAGAGCAGTCCACTCATTTATGTGAGTAGTGTTCTTTCGAGCTTGTATACTTGAAACGTCTGCTTGTGAAAACATAACATGAGGATGGGCGGCGCCTTCCAGGACTTCTACTTCTTTTGATGCAACGACGGTCTCACCCTGCAGAACTTCAAGCGTCCATATTCCCCAATCTTCATTCGATTGCACTGTGTATGATCCTTCAAGGCGTCCCGTCTCTGTCTCAACAAGAGCAACCGATATATCAGACAATGTAGGGCGATCCCATCGGGCAGTGAGTTCCGCGTCGAATGGATTCCATATATCAATGGGAATATTGTCACCTGGCACATATACATCATCTTCCTTAGGTTGAGCAATAGTTACGTGTCCCTCGGGTTCACCAATGCTCCATGCAGTGCCCATCGATTCGAACAGATCTACAATACTATCGCGTTCGCCAAGAACCCAAAGGTATCTGTAAGTGTTGTCCTCATCGACTCCAGGTTCATAGGTGTCAAATATTTCAATTGTTCCGCTGTTATCCCTTGTGCGTAGGCAACCAGGCTTAAACATATACCAACCAACTGCTTTTTTATTTTCGTCAGTGTGATCGTAAACAACCAGCCATTTAATATCTGTATACCACTGCGACGAAATGGATTGATCTGTATACTTGTTCGATACCATGTAGTCAAAGCCGCATTCACTGGTATTGAAATACAGCGTCTTCGGGTCCCAAGCTCCGCCAAGCAGTTCGACATCGTCGGACACATTCATAACAAACTCACACCACGGAAGTCCTTTGATGAGCCTGTAAGTCTCCTCTGCAGAATGCGTAGGAAAGTTCAGCGGGGTTGCAGGTGTAATGTTGGAAAAGCTGAATGACAGCGAAACTTGGGTGTCAGAGCTGTCCGTTTGCCAATTAGGTGAGACTAGGTTCTCAGGCGTTACGCCATTGCTTTGCAATTCACCGCTTGTCGCCGTATATGAATTATGAAAACCATTCACTGGTGACCAGCTATCGGACAACCGCTCGATTTTGGAATACGTACCATAGTTGTCCACTCTAAGTTTCCCAGTGGATTGGTTCCACGACCTCTCGAGCCCAAGGACATCAGACTCAAGTCTCATGTAATCATCACCTTCTGGAGACTCACGATCATCCTCTTCATATGATCCCCAGTTCGGGTTACTCCACGAATAAGCTACTGGGTTGCTAATCAAGTCATAGTAGACGAAAAAGCGCCGCTGTGTATTAGCCTGAGTTGTGCCTGTAGCGGTAAAATATACCTCGGCTACTTTTCCTGATGGTTGTGCCCAAGCGTCAGAGTCAACAGATACAGCAGTTCCTGTGGTTATTTCATCGACTGTCACTGAAGTTGTATCGACGTATAGCCCATCAGGCGCTTGTATCCTCACAAAAAGTGGCACATCTTCCCGCTCACTGTCAGATGGATTTAGAACAACCTCCCGACGATAATCGAGGCTGCTATACTGATGCCATGCATGTACTGAATCCCTCTCAAGTGCAGCATCGTCAATATAAGCCGAATAAGGAGTTGCTGATGTATTTTGCGCTTTCACAAACACAGTCATAGACTGGGTAAGAGAAGTCATGCTCACTTCGATTTGAGTCCAGGACGTGGCTGTGGTCTCATTACTCCAAACTGTGCTGGCCGATGTCGGATCGGTGCAGCCATAAGGGTTCAATCCTACCCGGAACTTCACGTCACTGTTTTCGCCCATGACCCAGACGGACGCTGTGTAGCTCGCGCCGACGGCTATGTTGGATACTATCTGGTAGACACCTCCGGTCCAGCTCGATCCTGTCAGCTTCTGAGAGTAACTTGCAGAATGATAATAGGTACTGTCATCGTCAAACGTTGGCGTGCCAGAAATGGTGAATTTGTTCCAGTAATCCGCCACGACTCCAGGGTCACCGGGTAATCCCTCCTCGAAGTTGCCATTTCTCAAGCCTGTCCCAACAATAATTCCATCGCTGTTACCTGCACTGCTCCAGTCGCCTTGGCCATTTTTTGCCTTCACAGTGAAATAGTAGATCTGTCCGTTTGTCAAACTCAGGCCGGTCTTAGTGACTGATGCAGTCGTACCAGTCGATGTCCAGCCGAGTACATCAGTCCCACCCGAAGTCGTACCGATTGCATACTGATACTCGACTATGCCCGATTCGAGATCACTGGAAGTCCAAATGGCGTGCAAACTGCTGCAGGAAGATGTATAATCACCATCATCTGTCACAACGGGCGTACTGGGCGCAGTGGTGTCGGGATACTCGTAAGCGCCTATATCGACTTTAGTATCCCCTGACACATGGTCAACTTGCCTGAAATTGCAATCCAGATCAAGCCAATCCTCATCGACCTCATTATCATCACCCGCATCAATACACGGAGAGTTGGATGCCAGATGGTAGTCACTATTGTATATGTTCACAAACAGCGGATTGACATTGATATCGGAAGTCGGCGTGATGCCGCTGTAATTCCTGTCGTTGTTATCATAAACGCAGTTGTGCGAAAGCGTCGGAGTCGCGCTTGTACCGACTCTTATACCGCCATATGCGTTGAACGCGACGATGTTATTGGCTATCGTCGGTGAAGAATAGTCCGCACACTCAATAGCGTATAATTTCCCATCCGGGTTTGATTGCACAACTGTATTGTTTGCAAAGATAGCGGAACCATCGCATGAGATGCAAGTGTTCCAAGCGAAAAGGTTGTTGGCAACTATATCATCGCCTGAGCATGTTAGCGCCGGCAGCATTCCATACATGCCTGAATTCGACAAGATGTTATGCGAGAATGTGGAGCTTCCACTGCAACTAATTCCTCCATAGATATTGAACCCGTCGACTGTGGCTCCACTGCCAATACTGATTCCCTCAAAGTAAGAAATAGAAGTAACATTAGTCGCCCAATCTCTTGCGTCTCTTGAATTCTCGGTGCCGACGAAGCCGCCGAGTAGCATTACACCGGCAGGCATTGTTACACCATAAATCGAATAATCATACGTTCCAGCTGCTACCCAAACCTCATCGCCGCTTTGCGCAATATCGAGCGCTCCGTCAACTGTATCTTTTGCTGTATTCCAGCTATAGCCGTCGTCCTCGTCGTCACCATCGGTCTTAACGTAGATAACAGCGAACTCGTAGGCTCCGATATCCACTATGTCGTCACCAGATACATACGAGATATCGACCTTCCTTTCGCCATTGTCCAAATCGACCCAACCGGCGCTAACCTCAGTGTCTTCACCCGCATCTATACAAGGAGAACTAGATGCAAGATGATAGTTATCATTGCCCGAATCGACAAAGAGTGGGTTGGCATTAATTTCTGTGCTCGGCGGAGTCCAATATATACCAAAACCCAAATATTCGCCGCAGGGACAGTAAACGCAATTGTTGACAAGCCCTACATAGCCATTACCTAATATACCGCAACCGCTTCTTATAATGTTATTGGATAAAACTGCCGCAGCGCTGCTACTGTCTACTGCGAGAGCGCATTCTCTACCGTTGTTAGAAATGGTGTTATTTGTAAGAGTCGGGCTGCCCTGATTGGATAAACATTTGATTCCAACAAAACTATCTCCATGCCGGCAGGAATTTTCATATATGAGGTTATTGGCAAGCAAGACCGGTCCAGAACATGTGATAAGAGGAGTCTCGTCACTTGGCGTCGTATTGCCTGCAAGTATATTGTGTGAGAATATTACATCACCAGTAAATGTAAACGAAAGCGAACCGCAACCCGCGAACTTGAAACCATCAATTGCGATTTCACCACTTGTGGTTGTCGCACTGACTGATCCGCTGGTTACTATCGTGAGATTTGTCGCCCAATCTCTATCATCGCGGCTGCTTTCAGTTCCTTCGAAGCCTCCATACAAACTCACGCCATCAGGAACTGAGGTGGAAATCGAATAGCTGGTTCCTGCGGCCACCCATATTTCATCGCCGCTTGAGGCCGCGCCAAGTGCCGAGTTGATGCTCTGCTTTGCCAATGCCCAAGTTGAGCCGTCATAGTTATCGTTGCCGTCAGATTTGACACGAATAACGGCGGCCTCGGCATATACGGCCCAAAACACTAAAATACATATTGCCAGTACTACCAAAATACGAGACTTGCATTCCATTGTCTGCCTCCTTAGTATTACTTGACTTTTAACAACTACCGCATTAAACCTCATCTATTAGTTTTTGTCAATGACATATGTGTGATAATATCGTCTCCTGGTGGATATGTATTGTGCAATATTGGGGAGGTGGCAAGATGTGTACATATCATCTTTGATGCTGCTACATTACCGATAGATTATTCTTTGCTGCCTCTCCTTCAATAGCTCCAATGATATTGGCTATTTAGCTCCAGTACTTTCTGTCAAGACTGCGATACTGCACTGCCTCAGCCAAATGCTCGACCTTGATATCTTCAGACGCGGCAAGGTCGGCTATTGTGCGGGAGAGTTTGAGGATTCGGTCATATGCGCGAGCCGAAAGGTGAAGCTGTTCTA carries:
- a CDS encoding transaldolase family protein — translated: MSDKLAKEKPVVHEDEKLAAFVRDLALKDYKPPSGLSFASQVKYGWLREAGSLLWIDTGDASAAEKVWAYETQALTTNNALVDQVVQTGVMDGLIALAAREIRKVSPHISEQEMVYEIGFLVNAKLALSLVEKFGAHVSVELHPDMAFNQAGTLAFARRYYQINPEHFYIKVPFTKDGLPAARVLSRENIPVNLTIGFSARQNYLAARFSNPSFVNVFLGRLNSLVEENSLGKPENVGEKAALASDEMMKNLRSSGAAKTNQIAASIRSGQQVADLAGMDVLTIPPQHAAEYLAMDISRDDIQYKDWRDLDVNLQANGPVEPRDFDALWQIDEKFVSFVDDVMKKADTIETGDELKELADQHEVKLFHDWTSEEREKIRNQGKIPKTSDWPGIALDTLMNMAALEFFAHDQIEVDERIRSLIS
- a CDS encoding fructose-bisphosphate aldolase class I, which codes for MSKSEIKNTIYELLSPGKGLLAADESFKTIKKRLEAVGVESTQESRCAYREMLFGTPGIENYISGVILYDETIRQQDSSGRFLRDVLTGKGIIPGIKVDTGTADMPMLAGEKLTGGLDGLRDRLVEYRDLGARFTKWRAAISIGDGIPTHACIDANAQMLAEYAALVQDVGLVPIVEPEVLMDGGHDIARCEEVTRMVLRSVFAHLLDRRVALDSILLKPNMILPGKDCSRQVSDGEVADRTITLFKEVVPAAVPGIVFLSGGQDAVLATQRLNTIAQTSGLPWKVTFSFARALQGPALDIWRGNASNVAEAQRVFLKRAMCNGAASRGQYSGEMEQIAA
- a CDS encoding class I mannose-6-phosphate isomerase, with amino-acid sequence MRKFDYPLLFEPIPVPKVWAGDKLAAIPGRKSIDETTHTGESWDVSTWPTAPDDSSLDTMSKITNGPLAGVPLGDVAQVPVVVKVIDSGQPLSVQCHPHTPDEHKNEMWYIFEANKDAYIYLGFADGVDADEFCSLLREDPQNGKSIMKSLNCRRNLERGTHFSVPAPSVHALGQGLLTFEISERSQVTYRLYDYDRARSRGHLDIDAGCEALTTTVSPQKPLDPKLDVRDVQETNVIAAFSTFCVIKATGDKIEIESAGHQHLLTASGGNCSISGANPQWNIDLRYTFSCLVPPTDKPYTIDTQGSGEVLISPLAG
- the rpe gene encoding ribulose-phosphate 3-epimerase; translation: MKIHPSLLSADFGHLKKALAEVECCADGLHCDVMDGRFVRDITFGPMIIKAISELTSMPLFVHLMIESPEQHIDGFAKAGACEITVHTETCVHLHSTIEQIKDYGLAAGVALNPATPVCMLDNIINNVDVVLVMTVEPGYGGQKFIEMMLPKITAVRNMAKEVQREIDIAVDGGVDPDTARRAVAAGANVLVAGSDIYADKIPPRQACLQLKDAVKDLGGAGL
- a CDS encoding IS3 family transposase; translated protein: MLSSMSKRGDPWDNAVAESFFKSLKSELVDWQHYKTRDQERMDIFQYIEVFYNRQRLHSKLGYMSPLQFELAAAAA
- a CDS encoding DUF4962 domain-containing protein, with protein sequence MECKSRILVVLAICILVFWAVYAEAAVIRVKSDGNDNYDGSTWALAKQSINSALGAASSGDEIWVAAGTSYSISTSVPDGVSLYGGFEGTESSRDDRDWATNLTIVTSGSVSATTTSGEIAIDGFKFAGCGSLSFTFTGDVIFSHNILAGNTTPSDETPLITCSGPVLLANNLIYENSCRHGDSFVGIKCLSNQGSPTLTNNTISNNGRECALAVDSSSAAAVLSNNIIRSGCGILGNGYVGLVNNCVYCPCGEYLGFGIYWTPPSTEINANPLFVDSGNDNYHLASSSPCIDAGEDTEVSAGWVDLDNGERKVDISYVSGDDIVDIGAYEFAVIYVKTDGDDEDDGYSWNTAKDTVDGALDIAQSGDEVWVAAGTYDYSIYGVTMPAGVMLLGGFVGTENSRDARDWATNVTSISYFEGISIGSGATVDGFNIYGGISCSGSSTFSHNILSNSGMYGMLPALTCSGDDIVANNLFAWNTCISCDGSAIFANNTVVQSNPDGKLYAIECADYSSPTIANNIVAFNAYGGIRVGTSATPTLSHNCVYDNNDRNYSGITPTSDINVNPLFVNIYNSDYHLASNSPCIDAGDDNEVDEDWLDLDCNFRQVDHVSGDTKVDIGAYEYPDTTAPSTPVVTDDGDYTSSCSSLHAIWTSSDLESGIVEYQYAIGTTSGGTDVLGWTSTGTTASVTKTGLSLTNGQIYYFTVKAKNGQGDWSSAGNSDGIIVGTGLRNGNFEEGLPGDPGVVADYWNKFTISGTPTFDDDSTYYHSASYSQKLTGSSWTGGVYQIVSNIAVGASYTASVWVMGENSDVKFRVGLNPYGCTDPTSASTVWSNETTATSWTQIEVSMTSLTQSMTVFVKAQNTSATPYSAYIDDAALERDSVHAWHQYSSLDYRREVVLNPSDSEREDVPLFVRIQAPDGLYVDTTSVTVDEITTGTAVSVDSDAWAQPSGKVAEVYFTATGTTQANTQRRFFVYYDLISNPVAYSWSNPNWGSYEEDDRESPEGDDYMRLESDVLGLERSWNQSTGKLRVDNYGTYSKIERLSDSWSPVNGFHNSYTATSGELQSNGVTPENLVSPNWQTDSSDTQVSLSFSFSNITPATPLNFPTHSAEETYRLIKGLPWCEFVMNVSDDVELLGGAWDPKTLYFNTSECGFDYMVSNKYTDQSISSQWYTDIKWLVVYDHTDENKKAVGWYMFKPGCLRTRDNSGTIEIFDTYEPGVDEDNTYRYLWVLGERDSIVDLFESMGTAWSIGEPEGHVTIAQPKEDDVYVPGDNIPIDIWNPFDAELTARWDRPTLSDISVALVETETGRLEGSYTVQSNEDWGIWTLEVLQGETVVASKEVEVLEGAAHPHVMFSQADVSSIQARKNTTHINEWTALQAHCNSIVNNTNDPLKIPTTGTDIRRYGNRLLALALAVKVDPAMSSYEAKMWEYFWTMLRYPNWYDDSTTLWYNNYQDLMAMHSLLALAIAYDWHYDKLDATERQEVRHRLVEYTKRSLEDLWQFDLEGIEYDLHNHIWIDYSGLAAIVYALEDEMDETLRSTWNNSCEDAWDRIMAALSEDGSNPEGVGYDCYGLEHLNRWVEMRRVANSELGYEDDPWFDNHSRWLLYSMLPGGSDNCGGFAPIGDSPQSGWNYPMAVVPLLARHLNDPIAQWLATELDQNINADDSPLRYLWYDPTVDVVDLDTLPNWACFKDENLHNGVDYSSGIFVWRSSWDNDATYFSLKCGRSLMDHAHPDTGSFILHRADVPYIVDYGYCYKKMTADHNVLLLEYDSPSAVVGQYGEGNTWFSDPENPGSDYWGSITQVLATGESENPGSFFDVVCNPTPAYNSDNAHLEEWTRECVGLGDLFLVRDTMEAEYGYEPEFQLFLHSFKSQSYYGSYEFVNDRLTTPWSGTGPWTISPRQGADDLDVIDLSEDTGWSGTLEAFYYVPGDNPNGGSNYPACSTFQFGGILRRDCESNATTSLVALCFDDETTTDWTILKWSSGNEGVHVTDIGGDVLDVLWPDSGSCTNSDGWTVTGTMTGRRYSGSDSPAFFAREATSVIDSSTTLLISDEPVSLYARMEHTPSQGNPNVAKMHTDTTGDVTLLCTNEPTTITLDGNPLSVTWNSGQLMFELPAGEHVLRCY